The nucleotide window ATCGCCGCGGGTGAGCGGGAGGTATGGCAACGGATCCATCCGGAGCTCCCCTTTGTCCTGGTGGTGCAGCCGAGCCTGTTCGACCCTTCACGGGCGCCGGCCGGCAAGGAGACCGCCTGGGCCTACTGCCACGTACCCAACGGATCGACCGCGGACATGACCGAACGGATCGAAACGCAGGTGGAGCGTTTTGCCCCCGGGTTCCGCGACCTGATCCTGGCCCGGCACACGCGCACCTGCGAGGAATACGAACAGTACAATCCGAACTTCATCGGCGGGGACATCAACGGCGGAGTTCAGGACCTGCGCCAGTTTCTGGCCCGTCCGACCCTCTTTTCCCCTTACCGTACTCCGCTCAGGGGGGTCTATCTCTGCTCGTCCGGGACCCCGCCCGGCGGCGGGGTTCACGGCATGTGCGGCTTCCATGCCGCCATGCAGGCCCTGAGCGACATCGGCCTCGGAAGGAACGGGCATGGACGCTGACGGCTACTGGGTCATCCGGCTGTTGCTCCAGCGGGGCCTGGGGCTGATCTACCTGATGGCCTTCCTGGTGGCCCTGAACCAGTTTCGGGCGCTGTGCGGAGACCGGGGACTGCTGTCGGCCCGGAACTTCATGCGCGATGTCCCCTTCCGTTCCGCCCCCAGCCTGTTCTACCTGTGGGGAGGCGATGCCGTCTATCGGGCCTGCGCCCTGGCGGGCATCCTTCTGGCACTCCTGGCGCTGAGCGGGCTGTCGGAGGCTTACGGCACCCTTTTCTCGATGCTGGTCTGGTTTCTGCTCTGGGTGCTGTACCTCTCCTTCGTCAATATCGGCCAGACCTTTTATGCCTTCGGGTGGGAATCGCTGCTGCTGGAGAGCGGTTTTCTGGCGATCTTCCTGGGTCCCACCGACATGGCGCCGCACTGGGTCGTGATCTGGCTTTTCCGCTGGCTGGCGTTCCGGGTGATGTTCGGCGCAGGGCTGATCAAGTGGCGCGGCGATCCCTGCTGGCACGACCTGACCTGCCTGGACTACCACTTCGAATCACAGCCGATGCCGAACCCGCTCAGCGCCTTTTTCCACCGGCTCCCCCCCAGGGTGCACAAAGCAGGGGTACTCTTCAATCATGCTGCCGAGTTGGGCGCTCCGGTGCTGTTCTTTGCGCCGCAGCCGCTGGCCGGGATTGGCGGTGCCTTCAGTCTGCTGTTCCTGCTGTCGATCATTGTCAGCGGCAATTTCGCCTGGCTGAACTGGCTCACCGCGATCCTCTGCCTCAGTACGCTGGATGGAGCGCTGATCGCCAAGATGGCATCGCTGCAGCCGCCGCCGCTTCATGCAGCGCCGCCGCTGTTCACGGCTCTGATCTGGGGGCTGGCGCTGGTGGTGGCGCTGAAGAGCGTGCAGCCGGTCCGAAACCTGTTCTCCAAACGGCAGATCATGAACACCTCCTTTGATCCGTTCCACCTGGTCAACACCTACGGAGCCTTTGGCAGCATCACGCGCCTGCGCTACGAAATCGTGCTCGAAGGGACCGATGAAGAACGGGTAACGGAGCGGACGCACTGGAAGGAGTATGAGTTCCGCGGCAAGCCGGGAAATCCGCTGCGCATGCCCCCGCTGATCGCCCCCTATCACCTGCGCCTGGACTGGCTGATGTGGTTCGAGGCCATGCCGTCGCGGGGGGTGTCGTCCTGGTTCATCCATCTGGTGATCAAACTGCTGGAAGGGGACCGCCAGACACTGGCGCTGCTGGCGGGCAACCCGTTCCCCGACCACCCGCCCCGCTTTGTCCGGGCGCTCTACTACCGTTATACCTTCGCTAAAAAGGGGTGGTGGCAACGAAGACTGGTCGGGATCTACCTGGAGCCGCATGCCGCCGGCGACAAGGAGCTCAGACGGATCATGGAAGCCTACGAGTGGTAAGGGAATACATTCCTACAGCCCCAGCACATCAAGGGTTTTGCGTACCACCAGTGCACTTTCGCGCAGCGCCTGCTGTTCCACCTGGTCAAGGGCCGGAGGGAAGCTTTCCAGCACCCCTTGACGTCCCAGCAGGTGCGGCAGCGAGATGGTGACCCGCCCGATCTCGTCGAAGGATTTGAGGGGAGTACAGACGGTCTGGATCGAACGGCGGTCGTTGACGATGATATCGACGATCTTGGCCAGGGCGCTGCCGATCCCGTAATAGCTGGCCTGCTTGCCGGCGATGATTTCGTAGGAGGCCCGCCGCACCTGCCGGTCGATCGAGGCGGTCAGTCCGCTGACCAGGGGGGTGCCGCGGCGCAGGGCGAACGTATCCAGCGGCATCCCACCCACCGTTACCAGGGACCAGCCCAGCACTTCGGAATCGCCGTGCTCGCCCAGCACATAGGCATGCACGTGCCGGGGATCGATGCCCAGGGCCGAACTGAGCAGACTGCGGAACAGGGCAGTGTCGAGGGTCGTGCCGGTGCCTATGATCCGCGACGGGGGAACGTCGAAGGGTTCCGCCAGGAAAGCCGCCAAGTGGGTCATGGCATCCACCGGATGGGTGGCCACCAGCAGGACCGCATCCCTGGCGCTGTGCAGTACGGCAGGGACCACATCCCGGAATACCCGCGCATTGCGTTCCAGCAGTTGCGGACGCGTCTCTCCCGGCTTCTGCCCCACTCCCGCCGCTATCACCACCACCGCAGCCCCTCTCAGATCGGGGTATTCACCGGCGGTCACTTCAACCCGGTGCGCAAATGGCACGGCATGGGCTATGTCGGCCGCCTCGGCCCGCGCGCGTCGCTCATCGGCATCCACCAGCACGATCGATTGCCCCACCCCCCGCATCACCATCGCATACGCTGCAGTGGACCCGACAAATCCGCACCCGACAATCCCGATTTTCATGGATGCCTCCGGACGAAAACGATTGAGTCTCCTGTTGAAGTATACCATCCCCGGCCTCTTTTCTCAGAAGCCCGAATCCGCGGGCACCGGCTGACAAGCGGGACGCTTCTGGTACAATTTGGTGGGAATGTTTCAATGAAACGAATGCCTGAGGCGTTCCAAAAGGAAAGCACCCCTGCCCGCGAGAGGTCGCCATGAAGTCAATAGTACCTGTCATGATTCTGGTCCTTGTGATCGTAGCCGCCATCCTGGGGTATGTCTGGGGCACGTCCGCCCCATCGATCGAACTGAAGCCGTCAGAAGGGGCGGTTTCCGTCACCACCCCCCTGACTCTGAGTTTCAAGGCGTCCCGGGGGAGCCTGAAACAGCTGGCCGTGACAGTTCTTCAGGGGGACAGGGCCGTGCCGGTGCTGCTGAAAAGCTATGCCACCGGGACCCGCGAGAGCAGGGAAAGCCTCAATCTGGCACGTGGCGGTCTCAACGAAGGCCCCTTTACCCTGAAAATCGCCATCGGCGGATCGTTGTCAGGTTTCAGCGGCAGGAGCACAACCCGCACCTACACCATGACCCTGGACAACACGCCCCCGTCGATCTCGGTCCTGACAACGGCACATAACATCATCCGCGGCGGCTCGGGCCTGGTGGTGTACACGGTGAACGAAGAAACCCAGCGAACCGGGGTGGTCATTGCCGACCGTTTTTTCCCCGGATACCGCCAGGGGGGGGAGATGTATGCCTGCCTGTTTCCCTTCCCCTACGACCTGGAGCCGGACCGCTATGTACCCCGCGTGATCGCGGTCGACAAGGCCGGCAACGAACGCACCGCCGGCATCAACTACCACCTGATCATGAAGTCGTTCTCCACTGACCGCCTCAACCTGAGCGACTCGTTCCTCGAAAAGATCGCGGCCGAGTTCAAGAACAAGTTCCCCCAGGCCCTGACTCCTCTGGAGATATTCCAGAAGGCCAATGGCGACCTGCGCCGGCAGAACGTGGCCTCGCTCTATGACTTTGGCCGGCGCACCTCCCCCACCCCCCTCTGGCAGGGAGTGTTCCTGCGCATGCCCAATGCCGCTCCGCTGGGGGGCTTTGCCCAGACACGCTTTTATCTCTACAAGGGACAGCAGGTGGATCGGCAGACCCATCTCGGGTTTGATCTGGCCTCGCTGGTGCATGCGCCGGTGCCGGCTGCCAACAGCGGCACGGTCGTGTTCGCCGGAGACCTGGGCATCTACGGCCAGTGCGTGATCATCGACCACGGTCTCGGCCTGCAGACCCTGTACGGCCACATGAGCCGCATGACGGTCAAGGCGGGGGACAAGGTGGAAAAAGGGGAGATCATCGGCAATACCGGGGCCACCGGCATGGCTGCCGGCGATCACCTGCATTTCGGCGTGACGGTTTCCGGACAGGAGGTCAATCCGGTCGAGTGGTGGGATGCTTCCTGGATCATGAACAACATTACCGGCAAGCTGGAGCAGACCAGGGGGCTTGAACCGAAGGCGAAATAACGCGCCACGTCTTACCCCCCAGCTAAAATTGCTACCTGGGCATTATCCGGCCCAACCGCACCAGGAAGCTGGCCTTTTACACCATTCAGCGGCTGGTAGCCCTGTTTGGACACCGGCTAGCTGACCGTGGCCGATGGGGAATATCGACGGAAGTGACGGCAGGCAGGCGGGGCGAGTCAGAATCTTCGAGATCCGCTGAGGAGGTGATCTATCAGAGGTTCAACTCTGAAAAAAAACAATGCGCACGCTCTCCCGAAAGTTGTGATCCTGATCACAGAATTGTGCCGCCCGGAACCCTATAGTAGCACTCACGACACGACTACAACATCCGCCAGGACCCCGCGGTCTTTGGAAGACAGCCGGGTCGCCACGTTATCATCGGCATCGATATCGAGCGACCCGGTTTTTTTGCGGGCACGGCAGAAGGAATCATCATGTGGGGAATGGGCATTGGCAGTATCCTGTTGTTGGCGGTTTCAGCGGCATTATCGTGCTGCGAGGTGGGCGCCTCCTCCGAGCGCAGCGCCGACCAGCCCGGCGCGAGCATTGCCACGGACGTCAGCAGCGGCAGCCGGCAGGGGAACGACGCTTTCGGCGTTTTACCGGCCAAACCCGCCACTGCCGGAATACGCTGAGCAACGGCTCACCGTGATAGCCGGCACCTCGCCGGGATATTGCCGCACTGCCGCTCGCCGGCATAAGAAACCATTTCGGGCCACCTCATGAAAATCACCTTCCCGTCACGTCCGTCTCAGGCACGCCGCTTCCTGCCGGCAGTCTTCCGCCGGAACATCGTCATTGCAGGCTCGCTTGCACTGTTTATCGGCAGCGCACTGGCCTGGGGACACATCCCCTCATCCACCCCGTCGCCCAATCATGCCGCGCCGCAGCCTGCATTCGACTATTCCGCTGCCACCGGTCTCGGTCTTTTCCGCCAGATCTGCACCACCACCGCCATACCCACCTCAAGCAGCAGCGCCTACCAGCTCAGCGACGGGAACCTGGCGCACCTTTCCCTGGACCGGAGCCTGCAAACCGGCGTGCGGGCCTTTCTGGAACGGAAGAAAGTTCCCTATGCGGTCTTTGTTGCCATAGAACCGAAGACCGGCCGCGTGCTGGCCAATGTCTCCTATTCGGCACAGGATCATGGCTGGGAACCGCGCGCCGCCTTCACTGCCTATCCCATGGCGTCGCTCTTCAAACTGATCACGGCTGCGGCAGCCTTCGAATCCGGTGCGGCAACGGCGCAGACATCACTGCATTTCCGCGGCGCCCCCTGTTCGGAAAGTCCCGGGCTCTGGGGCAAGCCGGGCAGGTCGCGGGATGCCAGCATGCCGCTCTCCAATGCCATGGCCCACTCCGTCAATCCCGCTTTCGGCCGGCTGGCCGGGGACAAGCTCGGCAAGCCGCTGTTAGTAAACACAGCCCAGCGCTTCGGCCTGGGGTGCGATATCTACGGCAGCCGGGAGATCGCCAGCGGCACGCTCACCTCTCCCGATACCATTGGTGAGCTGATGAGAATGGCTGCCGGCCTGGACCATGGCGTCAGGACCTCCCCCTTTCACGCCGCCATGCTGCTGGCCGCCATTGCAAACGGCGGCGTCATGCCGGTGCCCTCGTTCGTCGATGCCGTCGCCGATCCGGCCGGCACGCATCTGTACAGTTTCCGGGCCGCGCCGCTCGCCACCGTCACATCCCCTGCCGCAGCCGGTGAGCTGATCCGCTCCATGTCCGAAACCGTCATCACCGGCACGGCCCGCCGGGCCTTCAATGACCGGTCGGGGCACCGCTTCGGCAGCGAACTGAAGGTGGCCGGGAAAACCGGCTCCATCTGCGGAACCGCCCCGAAAGGCTATTATAACTGGTTTGCCGGACTCGCTCCGGCCGACAACCCGAAAATTGCCTTTGCGGCGCTGGTGATCAACAACGGCCGCATCCGGCTGCGCGCTCCCGCCCTCGGGCGTGCCGCACTGGATATATTTTTCTCCGAAAATCTGCTACAGTTGGCCGGCACGCAGCAAAAATAACCTCACGCAAAGAAGCATGCGGGTTCCCCAGGGGGCAATCATGTCGATCTGCAACAAAACACAGGAAAGGATTCATCCGAATGTCCGTACGTCTGCTGTTGGTTCTCCTCTCTCTCCTCGTCTGCACTGTTTCCGTCCAGGCCGCACCTCCCCAGTCTAAAAACAATCCCCCAGCCGCCGCCAGTACGGGTGTGGACGTGCCGATCCTGCTGTACCATCGCATTGGTCCCACCGTGGCCGACGGCATGACCATCAAGACCAGCCTGTTCGAAGAACACCTGAAGTATCTCAGGGACAACGGCTATACCGTGATCCCCCTGCGGCACCTGATCGACTACTACCAGAAAAAAGGACCTGCGCCGGCCCCGAAATCGGTTGTAATCGTCGAGGACGATGCTCACAAGTCGGTCTACAGCGACATGTTTCCGCTGGTCAAAAAATACAAGGTGCCGGTCACGGTATTCGTCTATCCTTCTGCCGTCTCCAATGCCAAGTACGCCCTGACCTGGGATCAGATCAGGGAACTGAAGAAAAGCGGGCTGTTCGACTTCCAGTCGCACACCTACTGGCATCCCAACTTCAAGAAGGACCGCAGAAAGATGAGCCCGGCGGAATTCGAGAAATCGGTCACCATGCAGCTTGCCAAATCAAAGGCCAGGATCGAGAAGGAGGTCGGCGGCACGGTGGACATGCTGGCTTGGCCGTTCGGCATCTACGACGATTACCTGCTGAAAAAGGCTGCCGAGGCCGGTTACGTCACCACCTTCACGATCGAGGCCCGCAATGCCACTGCTTCGGAAAAGCTCAACAAGCTGCCGCGCTACCTGCTGATCAACTCCGATCAGGGCAAGGCCTTTACCCAGATCCTGAGCGGTTCGGCCGGCAAGCGCAACATCGTCTTCTGACGCACCGGACTTCAACGACCCTGTCGTAAAAAAGACCGGCTCCCCGAATAGGGAGCCGGTCTTTTTGCATCTGTCGGACCCGGTCGTCTAGCTGCCGCGGATGGACAACCTTCTGCCGCAAAAGATGTCGAGGGCGGTCACCCCCGCCACGGCAGCCGCCGCCAGGGCGGCATTCCTGCGTTTTTTCCTCGTGGCCGTGCCTGCAATGCCGATGGTCGCCAGATCAACCACATCTCCTGCCACCCGCGCCCAGAGCCAGGGGGATTTCTTCCTGAGCGTCAGGATGCCGGCCCCGGTCGCCATTTCCCTGATGCCGAAGATCCGGAAGATCCCGCACTGTTTTCTTTTCATGCCCAATGTCTTCGCGATCCGGTGAGGGGCCAGCAGTTCCGCCATGCCCAGGCCTATGCTGAAAAGTCCCAGGCCGAGTGCCAGTTTCCGCTCCTTCATGGTGTCCTCCTCCGGTAGATTATGGTGCTTATGAAAGTATACCCCGGATCCCCTGATGGAACAGCAGCGGTATTTTTTTACTCCCGGTCGCGCGGATGGATGACCAGGCAGCGGTTCGGCTCGCGCCCCGTGCTCTGGGCCAGCAGCCCGCGACCGGAGATGATGCGGTGCTGCATCTTGCGCAGAAGCGGCGGACGCGGCGCCAGCGCAACGTCCACATGCTCGTTCTCCACCCGCCGGATGGCATCTTCGATCTCCTCCACCAGTTCCAGCGCCTCGTTTTCCGCCGCCCCCTCCAACACGTTGAAGAACCGCTCGACGAAACGGCGCATCTCGTTGGCAGTATTGCGCTTGATGAAGTGCACCGGAACGCCGCTGCCGGCAGTCATCCGTTTCAGACGCAGGTCATCGCTGCGGGAACGCAGCGCCAGCATCACGTCCGCCTGATCCGGGTCCCCCACGCTCCTGGCGTCCAGATGCAGACTCCTGATCACCCGCTCCAGCAGGTCCCGTGATAATGCATAGGGAAATATCCGCATTGGACCGTTGCGCTCCCGCGTTTCCGGCCGCACCGGCGGCGCAAAGGGGGCCCGCTCCGGTTCCGGTGCCGGTTCGCGCACATGGATATGACCGTTGGCGGATTGTTCGCGGTGCTCGCCCGGCAGGGCAAAGCCGCGCAGGATCGCATCCACTGCTGCGGCGGTGTCGCGATGCACGATCAGTTCGTTGCGGTCGACCATCTCCACCAGAATTTCGAAGGTCGGCGGGGCGCGACGCTCGCTGACGGTCTTGGTAGTGCGCCGGCGGCGGGCCTCCTCATCGGACAGGGTCACCACCTGTACCCCGCCCACCAGGTCGGACAGGGTCGGATTCTTGATCAGGTTCTCCAGGGCGCTGCCGTGGGCGGTGCCGATCAACTGGACACCCCGCTCGGCGATGGTCCTGGCTGCCGCCGCCTCCGCCTCGGTGCCGATCTCGTCGATCACGATCGCCTCCGGCATGTGGTTCTCCACCGCCTCGATCATCACCGCATGCTGGCGCTCGGGGCGCGGCACCTGCATGCGCCTGGCAGCGCCGATGCCGGGATGCGGGATATCGCCGTCTCCGGCGATCTCGTTGGAGGTGTCGATCACGATCACCCGCTTGTTGAAGTCGTCCGCCAGCACGCGGGCCATCTCGCGCAGCTTGGTGGTCTTGCCCACTCCGGGGCGCCCCAGGATCAGGATACTCTGGCCGGTCTCGATCAGGTCGCGCAGCAGCTCGATGCCGCCGTAGATGGCC belongs to Geobacter sp. SVR and includes:
- a CDS encoding L-lactate dehydrogenase; its protein translation is MKIGIVGCGFVGSTAAYAMVMRGVGQSIVLVDADERRARAEAADIAHAVPFAHRVEVTAGEYPDLRGAAVVVIAAGVGQKPGETRPQLLERNARVFRDVVPAVLHSARDAVLLVATHPVDAMTHLAAFLAEPFDVPPSRIIGTGTTLDTALFRSLLSSALGIDPRHVHAYVLGEHGDSEVLGWSLVTVGGMPLDTFALRRGTPLVSGLTASIDRQVRRASYEIIAGKQASYYGIGSALAKIVDIIVNDRRSIQTVCTPLKSFDEIGRVTISLPHLLGRQGVLESFPPALDQVEQQALRESALVVRKTLDVLGL
- a CDS encoding M23 family metallopeptidase → MKSIVPVMILVLVIVAAILGYVWGTSAPSIELKPSEGAVSVTTPLTLSFKASRGSLKQLAVTVLQGDRAVPVLLKSYATGTRESRESLNLARGGLNEGPFTLKIAIGGSLSGFSGRSTTRTYTMTLDNTPPSISVLTTAHNIIRGGSGLVVYTVNEETQRTGVVIADRFFPGYRQGGEMYACLFPFPYDLEPDRYVPRVIAVDKAGNERTAGINYHLIMKSFSTDRLNLSDSFLEKIAAEFKNKFPQALTPLEIFQKANGDLRRQNVASLYDFGRRTSPTPLWQGVFLRMPNAAPLGGFAQTRFYLYKGQQVDRQTHLGFDLASLVHAPVPAANSGTVVFAGDLGIYGQCVIIDHGLGLQTLYGHMSRMTVKAGDKVEKGEIIGNTGATGMAAGDHLHFGVTVSGQEVNPVEWWDASWIMNNITGKLEQTRGLEPKAK
- a CDS encoding R3H domain-containing nucleic acid-binding protein, with the translated sequence MKNGRRHAGVEHDDTLLLVATLPAELQAALHRLPLEHLVEVVMDLGRLPEARFPDEVSRLSERTVSQEDLAHVTAHVGEFGGDNRAGIERTLHRISAIRNRKGQIVGLTLRVGRAIYGGIELLRDLIETGQSILILGRPGVGKTTKLREMARVLADDFNKRVIVIDTSNEIAGDGDIPHPGIGAARRMQVPRPERQHAVMIEAVENHMPEAIVIDEIGTEAEAAAARTIAERGVQLIGTAHGSALENLIKNPTLSDLVGGVQVVTLSDEEARRRRTTKTVSERRAPPTFEILVEMVDRNELIVHRDTAAAVDAILRGFALPGEHREQSANGHIHVREPAPEPERAPFAPPVRPETRERNGPMRIFPYALSRDLLERVIRSLHLDARSVGDPDQADVMLALRSRSDDLRLKRMTAGSGVPVHFIKRNTANEMRRFVERFFNVLEGAAENEALELVEEIEDAIRRVENEHVDVALAPRPPLLRKMQHRIISGRGLLAQSTGREPNRCLVIHPRDRE
- a CDS encoding penicillin-binding transpeptidase domain-containing protein, producing MKITFPSRPSQARRFLPAVFRRNIVIAGSLALFIGSALAWGHIPSSTPSPNHAAPQPAFDYSAATGLGLFRQICTTTAIPTSSSSAYQLSDGNLAHLSLDRSLQTGVRAFLERKKVPYAVFVAIEPKTGRVLANVSYSAQDHGWEPRAAFTAYPMASLFKLITAAAAFESGAATAQTSLHFRGAPCSESPGLWGKPGRSRDASMPLSNAMAHSVNPAFGRLAGDKLGKPLLVNTAQRFGLGCDIYGSREIASGTLTSPDTIGELMRMAAGLDHGVRTSPFHAAMLLAAIANGGVMPVPSFVDAVADPAGTHLYSFRAAPLATVTSPAAAGELIRSMSETVITGTARRAFNDRSGHRFGSELKVAGKTGSICGTAPKGYYNWFAGLAPADNPKIAFAALVINNGRIRLRAPALGRAALDIFFSENLLQLAGTQQK
- a CDS encoding lipase maturation factor family protein, yielding MDADGYWVIRLLLQRGLGLIYLMAFLVALNQFRALCGDRGLLSARNFMRDVPFRSAPSLFYLWGGDAVYRACALAGILLALLALSGLSEAYGTLFSMLVWFLLWVLYLSFVNIGQTFYAFGWESLLLESGFLAIFLGPTDMAPHWVVIWLFRWLAFRVMFGAGLIKWRGDPCWHDLTCLDYHFESQPMPNPLSAFFHRLPPRVHKAGVLFNHAAELGAPVLFFAPQPLAGIGGAFSLLFLLSIIVSGNFAWLNWLTAILCLSTLDGALIAKMASLQPPPLHAAPPLFTALIWGLALVVALKSVQPVRNLFSKRQIMNTSFDPFHLVNTYGAFGSITRLRYEIVLEGTDEERVTERTHWKEYEFRGKPGNPLRMPPLIAPYHLRLDWLMWFEAMPSRGVSSWFIHLVIKLLEGDRQTLALLAGNPFPDHPPRFVRALYYRYTFAKKGWWQRRLVGIYLEPHAAGDKELRRIMEAYEW
- a CDS encoding polysaccharide deacetylase family protein, giving the protein MSVRLLLVLLSLLVCTVSVQAAPPQSKNNPPAAASTGVDVPILLYHRIGPTVADGMTIKTSLFEEHLKYLRDNGYTVIPLRHLIDYYQKKGPAPAPKSVVIVEDDAHKSVYSDMFPLVKKYKVPVTVFVYPSAVSNAKYALTWDQIRELKKSGLFDFQSHTYWHPNFKKDRRKMSPAEFEKSVTMQLAKSKARIEKEVGGTVDMLAWPFGIYDDYLLKKAAEAGYVTTFTIEARNATASEKLNKLPRYLLINSDQGKAFTQILSGSAGKRNIVF